The Canis lupus baileyi chromosome 5, mCanLup2.hap1, whole genome shotgun sequence region aaaagatgcttaacatcactaataactagggaaatgcaaataaaaactacaataagatatcacctcataccaatCAGAAGGATGAGAAATAAGCGTTGATAAGAATGCGCAGAAATGAGAACCTAcacctgttggtgggaatgtaaccttgtgcagccattatggaaaacagtatggaggttcctcaaaaaattaaaaatagaactaccatacaatccTCCGATTCCACGTCTGggtatttatcaaaagaaaatgaaaatatatcaaaaagatAATGTGTgtccctatgttcattgcagtacTGTTTATGAtaaccaagatacagaagcagcctaagtgtccatcaacacatggataaatctaaaaatgtgatagatatacaatggaatattagtcatggaatattgctcagtcattaaaagaatgaaattttgccatctgcaacaacatggatggttCTTGACCatacatgttaagtgaaataagccagacaaagacaaatgccacatgattttatttatatgtcaaATCTCAAAAACaggacaaatgaacaaaaaaacaaacaaaaaacagaatcagactcttagatacagagaacagactggtggttgccagaggggaggggagtgggtaAATGAGTGAAATTGGTGAAgaggattaaaaggtacaaatttccagttataaaataaataagtcatgggaatataaagtacagcatagggaatgtagtcaataatattgtaataactatgtatggtgacaggtgaTCATTAAAGTGATCATAGACTCATGATTATAGACTCATTAcagtgatcattttgtaatgtatgtaTATCAAATTACTATGCTAtatacctaaaattaatattgtatgtcaacaatttaaatttttttaattaaacaaaatactgaaaagcattgaaatgaaaaaaacatagaCTTGAACTTTATAAACTTGTATACTCtcgaaataaaatattaaattagttaCTCAATAATTCTCCTCCTATATGTACATGACTTTACTATTTGTATAGTGTTGTGACTTCCCAATATATCAGGTACAtccattttcaaatattagaTGCGAGATGCATTCTAAACTCAAATAAGTAATACTTTAGTTTGAGCACTGTTCACTCTATAAAttccaatataaatataatgtatgtaaaatatattatctaaGAATATTACAAAGCAACTACTTCACTATAGGTTCCTTAAAAAAGATTATCATAGCataatttgaaagaaattatttgaattcTCATCTTTTAAGAGTTATAAGTATTATATAACTTCCTGTTGGACTGGCAGATGAAGTAAGAGATGCATTGTTAAACAAGATTTAGGGAATTTAAACAATAATGGGGAACTCAGAAAAGTAAATTCATAATGAAAGTCTTAATAGAGTATTATAATTTAGGGTCAATGAGAACTCAGGAGGGATGGTCAAATGCCTGATGAATTCACAATAAATTTAATGTGTATATTCAGTAGGTTGCTCATTTTTGTACTTAATGCTGCTTGATGAAAAATTACTATCTGAGGTAACcttaagattttacatattattCTTTACAAATGCATGGTTAAAATTGTTATTCCCAGACAGTAAGCAGGGTATGCAGCAAAAAAATGAGACagacaaattaaaacaatacatttaGCTACTTGTTTCTCTGGGATTTGgtacatttgaaatatttagaatttatcTGGTTATTATTGTTTGCCAGACAATGTCATGAGAGCATTTCCTGTCTCAATCCTCTCAACCCTCTTAAAGTACAATTCCAACCTATTGAGATACTATTATTAGTCTCACGTTTTAGATGTGGAAACTAGGGCTTTGCATGGTCAAAGAACTAGCCCCAAGCCATAAAGCCAGAAGCTAAGCTTTTAATAACTGTGAATAGATCTTTTCTTATAGTGTGAGGAAAAGCCATAAAGCATAGGGGGCCAGTGAGACTGAGGAATTTGGTGGACAGTAGGGGTGGCATGCAAGTTCAGTTATCCATCCTTAAGCTATTTATTGCCACAGATCACTGAAGAGACTCATTAGTTCAGCACATTACACAGAAGCCTCTCAAATTTTTCTAGCAGCTGAATATCCAAGAGTGTCTGTCCCAACACAGTGAAAGCAAATTCTGTAATTATGTATCTAATCACTTAACATCAAGATATTCATTATACATTCTTACATAAAACACTAATGCATTTACTAGTATGGTCATAAACTGAACTTCTAATTCTAAACAGGGCTTGCAATTATTTTTAGGATGATCTGAAATTCTACAACCAAAATACTATTTGAAATCCACATCTTCAATTTATGGCTCCTTCCAATTATAAAACCTTATCTAGGTATTACTGATGTACCTAGACTTCATTATATTAAATAGTATTTATATTAGTACTTCAGTACTAGTAAAAGAACCGTGCCTTAAACTGAACCAAACATCTATTACACTGAATTGCCGCTTATGCTAAAATCAGTTCAATTACATAAAAGTCATTTGCCACACGGATTAAAGAACATAATCCCATGCTTGAAGAAGACCTTAAAACcgtaattcaaatttttaaaaagtataatttaaaaatgattcaagAACTTTAGGcgcattttctaaaaaaaaaaatagtttaattctTGTAATGCtctttaatttacataaatgataaaaatctcaTTCTTGGACTTAGTGGGAAAAcatgttctaatttttttaaggctttaacGAAGagtgtttttagaaaaagagtggtgtgtgtatatatatatatgtatataactaatgaaaatagctaacattttctAGAGATCCCGGGGAGCTAacttataagaaataaatgttgcttAAATTTAACagcatttgaatatattttttaaaaagtgatatgcTACAGTTATTAAAAATAGTGTTCTCTCTACAATCTATTcctatttcattatatattacaAAAACTTACAccccagaaaaaaattacaattattttGTAATGTACACATGCATAATGAAGAGGTTTGACTACAtgacattttctctttaaaacgAAGACGTTTCAAAGGTAGAGAAAGCCCAGATTTTGGTTAAGTAATTGAAGTAAATGTAAGAGAAAGTCACTAGTACGTTTTTACAAAGGCCCAATACAGGTGTGACAGTTCCCAGGGCAATGATTAAACCAAGTCTAACAAAAATAAAGGGTAAATCCTGGAGAAGAATGCTCAGGAAATTCAGAAGAGGGTTCTGAGGAGTTAATATAATTCGAAGgatagaaataaaactgaaaatgtagACTGGGAATAGCCAGCCTGACTTATACACCGAGGGGTGGCCAGCCACGCGCACCATTTCTATGGTGTCAGACCATAGCACGAAGCTCCACAGGAAGATTTGGGCTCGATCATCTTGCAGGGACATTGCTTTCAGGACTCTCGAGTGAAAGACAGGCTCTTGGGGTACCCTCAGCACTGGAGTGGAGATCTGTGTCCTTGTTGCTGATGGCTGTGATGCCTGGGTCGTCCAGGCTAGCTGGGGAGGTGaagtgttttcttccttttgtttcacTTGGTCTGTCACAGTTTTTATTTGTTGCAAAGTAGTTGTATGAATGTGCCTGTCTTCATTACCTGCAAAAAATTGATTTATTcgaatttgtaattttaaaaaatttatgtaagttaacattttatttcaaatttatgtaaattccagatttttaaattttaatgtaaaatttaaagataaaattgtgTTATCTTATTTGATGTCTGTTTTACACATGGAAATTCAGACAAAAGTGGGAAGCATAATGACCAAAAAGACCcccctcacacacaaaaaaaaaaccctccaaaagaacagaggcagagaaggttcttcatatttttagttttttctagATATGGATCTCAAGTCATTTCTACCACTTCACAGTACTAGCCCTACTGGCTAGTGAGCTAAGCACTTTcacatattacctcatttaatcctcagaaaaaATCTGATAGATGGGGATTActatcccattttataaatatagaaactGCAGCCCAAGAGATGAAATGACACCCTAATTCAAATACACAGTAATGATCAGAGCTGGAATTCCCACCCAGCTTTATTTGACCCCAATTGACAATCTCTTAACTTTATGGCTGCTATTACCATCTGGAGGCAATACATCATGTGctaattataaaacataaaaaaaaacatgaaatcaaaTGACTCCAAAAGTCCAATGGTCCAATCTCGTCCTTTTTAATAAGAAGTCCACAAGGATCACTACAACCCAGATCTCCAGGCTCGGAGCTTGGTCTTAAGAGGGAATCTGTTTGACCATGAGAAAATCTTAGTGAAGGGTGCCACTCGAATCCGAGATTTTTTTaagctgtaatttttttaagctgTAATTTTGAACCACTCAGTACAATTAATTAGACTAATGCAACTTGTTTGTGGCCATAAGGCTATCCCTGAAAAACATGACAATCTTCTGAATAAGGGAGATAACTTCTCATGAGTATCACATTGTGTATGTGCTCACACATGGGTCTCTCTGTGCACACATGGGTGTTGAGGTTGGGAGAGTATGAAGGGATCCtcaaatttcaaaacttactaccaATGTTAATAGTCTGGTTTTCATACATGAAAAGTATAGCACATTATTTCTCAAACATTCATCTAGTTAAGCACCATtttttgctaagaatttttaGGTCTtaacaaagtttatttattcagcaaacatgcTGAGCTGTCATATTACTTGATAAGACAAAATTTAAAGGAGTCATTATGCTGAATAGCTCTAAAGGTTAAAGACACGAAGTCAATAAAAGTTTGAACTATATTGAACTgatgtgaaaacattttaaaataaataaattatgattaaTGATTAATACTTGATTACTATAAATAGGAGCTGTTTAAAGAACAAAcctgttttttttatataatgaacTGCTGTAAAGTTTTAAGTGTGAATTGAGTTTACCAATAAACTAAAACGATAATTTAAATTCTTGATGAAATATTACTTACTTCTGATATGAATCATTTGTATACATAGTTTTTAAGGGTCCTACTATATATATAGAAACTTCTTTACCAACCTTAGATGACATAGCATGGAtgaatatcatttttatatataatagtcaagtaagaaagaaaattatacacTATTATTTTAACATTCATAAAACCATCTCTTTTTAAACTCAGATGCTTACTGGCATCAATTATAtctctcattttacaaaagagaaaaaaaaaacatggaaatcaTGTTTCTTAGAGTATGTCATGTCCTGGAGAACTCTCCTTCACCTGTCTTAATAGATAAAGCCGTTTGAATGGAAATCCAAATTTCTTTGTCAACATAAATAATGCAGTGCATAATTTGGGCTTTGGAGGACGATTGCAAATTCAGCACTGTTTCAAGGCCAGGAAGCAGCAATCTTAAGAAGTGACAcattaacatcttttttaaagattttatttatttagtcatgagagacacagagagagaggcagagacagaggaagaagcaggctcctcgaagggagcctgatgcagactcaatctcaggaccccgagatcacaccctgagccaaaggcagatgctcaactgttgaccCACAGGCATCCCaacacattaacatttttaaacagtCAGTAAAAATCTTAATATCTGTGGATAAGAGCCGTGAGATGAACAATGAATTCTTGGCTAgagttcatttttaataaaataataaagtcctAATCCATGTGTATTGGTGAAATTGGGGCTGGAAGCTTCATATCTCTCTATAGCTCAATAGAGACTGAGGGATTCTGTTGTCCCCTTTCCAACTGAGAAGTACTAGAACTATCAGCTAGAAAGTTCTGCTGGCCTGCCAGAGGGCAACGTAGTGTTGAAGAAGCCAAGAAACTGGTCACAAATTTATCCTCAAGCAATGTAAACTTTCATGTATTCAATACTATTCCATTTGAGTCAATAACTAGTTCcccttcaaattattatttttttaatttccactttgttcttttgttgttgttagtgttCTATTGGggtaaaatgatatttatttgtgCAAAATCCATAAAAAATATAAGCATGAAGAAAGAGATCTACTCACTTCCTTAGAGTCCCTACATAAAGCAAAAGTAGCAGGCATTCTGTGGAGTTCCCTACATCTAATGCCAGGTGTCCAAACAACTTTTTGTCTTCATTGTGAAAgctaaagaataagaaaatatcatttaaatcaCAGATAAAAGTTTAAGTAGGTAACTCACAtctattttacttgattttttttattatttatttatttgagagtgagaaagatAGAGCATGACCGGGGATggagggcagacagagagggacaagcagactgtgcacccagcatggagcccaatgaggggctgtCCCACCACTccaagatcatgacgtgagccg contains the following coding sequences:
- the TMEM236 gene encoding transmembrane protein 236 isoform X1, which translates into the protein MVSGRIIKLLVFELLEFAAFSTPTLVIMEQFASAYQSLTGTPGKTHYWLIVSCSIAYVASVTLLIWVPIKVLLYKKYRLYKKIKGWRPVMVMCVVFTTLPSFSFSIAVTEVKKNNGPASPLPETLPDLPVSLVLTSLIVVDIIEKLRIYPLRGQQKSNEDRHIHTTTLQQIKTVTDQVKQKEENTSPPQLAWTTQASQPSATRTQISTPVLRVPQEPVFHSRVLKAMSLQDDRAQIFLWSFVLWSDTIEMVRVAGHPSVYKSGWLFPVYIFSFISILRIILTPQNPLLNFLSILLQDLPFIFVRLGLIIALGTVTPVLGLCKNVLVTFSYIYFNYLTKIWAFSTFETSSF
- the TMEM236 gene encoding transmembrane protein 236 isoform X2, whose amino-acid sequence is MEPWVQMKETWWLYLGPYKETEAHRLSEQIVLGRPVMVMCVVFTTLPSFSFSIAVTEVKKNNGPASPLPETLPDLPVSLVLTSLIVVDIIEKLRIYPLRGQQKSNEDRHIHTTTLQQIKTVTDQVKQKEENTSPPQLAWTTQASQPSATRTQISTPVLRVPQEPVFHSRVLKAMSLQDDRAQIFLWSFVLWSDTIEMVRVAGHPSVYKSGWLFPVYIFSFISILRIILTPQNPLLNFLSILLQDLPFIFVRLGLIIALGTVTPVLGLCKNVLVTFSYIYFNYLTKIWAFSTFETSSF